Proteins encoded by one window of Candidatus Paceibacterota bacterium:
- a CDS encoding glyceraldehyde 3-phosphate dehydrogenase NAD-binding domain-containing protein, which produces MDKNVRVAINGFGRIGRAFLKLALNDSRMTIVAINDLGDAENLAYLLRYDTVYGRGRTLIEIVEKGSEKYLKIGSKEILLLAEREPAKLPWGNLNIDVVVESTGVFESFDKAKMHIDAGAKRVVISAPAKDGEENGPNGATVLMGVNEVELSTCKVSSNASCTTNAGGPVMQILDDAIGIEKAVLNTVHAYTATQSIVDLPDVKDFRRGRAGAQNIIPSTTGAAVAVTKAIKGLSGKFDGIAIRVPVVAGSLVDITFISKRETTVEEVNEVLKKGAQELRWKGIFAITEEPLVSADIIGDTRASIADLSFTKVVDGNLVKVLAWYDNEMGYTKTLIEHVIKAASYIV; this is translated from the coding sequence ATGGATAAAAATGTACGAGTAGCGATAAATGGTTTTGGGAGAATTGGGCGAGCCTTTTTGAAGTTGGCACTTAATGACTCGCGGATGACTATTGTTGCGATAAATGATTTAGGGGATGCGGAAAATCTCGCATATCTTTTGCGTTACGATACTGTTTATGGTCGCGGGCGAACATTGATTGAAATCGTAGAAAAAGGAAGTGAGAAATATTTAAAGATTGGAAGCAAAGAAATTCTATTACTCGCAGAGCGTGAACCAGCCAAACTTCCGTGGGGAAATTTAAATATAGATGTTGTTGTTGAATCAACTGGAGTATTTGAAAGCTTTGATAAAGCGAAAATGCATATTGATGCTGGCGCGAAGCGCGTTGTTATTTCTGCTCCAGCAAAAGATGGCGAAGAGAATGGTCCAAATGGAGCAACGGTACTTATGGGGGTAAACGAAGTTGAGTTATCAACCTGCAAAGTAAGTTCAAATGCTTCATGCACCACAAACGCCGGTGGTCCGGTTATGCAAATTTTAGATGATGCAATCGGAATAGAAAAAGCAGTTTTAAACACAGTGCATGCTTACACGGCAACACAAAGTATTGTTGATTTACCAGATGTAAAAGATTTTCGTCGTGGTCGCGCTGGCGCGCAAAATATTATTCCTTCAACGACCGGCGCGGCTGTTGCGGTGACAAAAGCGATTAAAGGTTTAAGTGGAAAATTTGATGGTATTGCTATCAGAGTCCCTGTGGTTGCGGGTTCTTTAGTTGATATTACTTTTATCTCAAAACGAGAGACAACTGTTGAAGAGGTAAACGAAGTACTAAAAAAGGGTGCGCAAGAGTTGAGATGGAAAGGAATTTTCGCAATAACAGAAGAGCCACTTGTTTCCGCTGACATTATTGGCGATACCCGCGCATCAATTGCTGATTTGTCGTTTACTAAAGTTGTTGATGGAAATTTAGTGAAGGTTCTTGCTTGGTATGACAACGAGATGGGATATACCAAAACACTTATTGAGCACGTAATTAAAGCGGCGTCATACATAGTATAA
- a CDS encoding transketolase codes for MLSDKEIKFLELKANEIRQSIIGMLMEAGSGHTAGPLGMTDIFTAAYFHFLQHDPKRPNWDERDRLILSNGHICPVLYATLAHAGYFPVEELKTLRKFGSRLQGHPHREWLPFVETSSGPLGSGLSQTVGMALADRIDHGRSTPHFFYCLLGDGELDAGENWEAIMLAGKEKLRNVIAIIDRNNIQIDGFTEDIMPLEPLHEKWESFGWHVQEIDGHNFQGIIEAVEQARAIFEKPSVIIAHTIPGKGVPEFERDFRWHGVTPNKEQGAQALKELRTLHGQIESEAH; via the coding sequence ATGCTATCTGACAAAGAAATTAAATTTTTAGAACTTAAGGCGAATGAAATTCGCCAGTCTATTATTGGTATGCTTATGGAGGCTGGTTCTGGTCATACAGCTGGACCGCTTGGTATGACAGACATTTTTACTGCTGCCTATTTTCATTTTTTACAGCACGACCCGAAGCGACCCAACTGGGATGAACGCGATAGGTTAATACTTTCAAACGGACACATTTGTCCTGTACTTTATGCGACACTCGCTCACGCTGGATACTTTCCAGTGGAGGAATTAAAAACACTTCGAAAGTTTGGGTCTCGACTGCAGGGTCATCCACACCGTGAATGGCTTCCATTTGTAGAAACGTCATCTGGACCGCTTGGTTCAGGACTTTCACAAACGGTCGGTATGGCTCTTGCCGATAGAATAGACCATGGTCGTTCCACTCCACACTTTTTTTACTGCTTATTGGGCGATGGGGAGCTTGATGCTGGTGAAAACTGGGAGGCTATAATGCTTGCTGGTAAAGAAAAACTCCGTAATGTTATAGCAATTATAGATAGAAATAACATTCAAATAGACGGATTTACGGAAGACATTATGCCCCTTGAACCACTTCACGAAAAATGGGAATCATTTGGTTGGCACGTGCAAGAAATAGACGGACATAATTTTCAGGGAATTATTGAGGCGGTAGAACAGGCTCGTGCGATTTTTGAAAAACCATCAGTTATTATTGCGCACACAATTCCAGGAAAAGGAGTACCAGAGTTTGAGCGTGATTTTAGGTGGCATGGCGTTACCCCAAATAAAGAGCAAGGAGCACAGGCTTTAAAAGAACTCCGCACTTTACACGGACAAATTGAAAGTGAAGCACATTAG
- a CDS encoding LamG domain-containing protein, with protein MKNLSIQKNKNCNFGGSTSKKGIFFVFAFLFFSFYFSITSAATVKSVGNSGLVGYWPLNDGAGTKANDMSGNGNTGTFMSTPLWTSGKIGKALSFNGSSSYIRVANSSSLNPINLTVSAWAKSATGTWNDYGFIVSKRNVYIIHPAQNLTSVNFYIYTTGWVAVTCTPSVPITNWNLYTLTWNGTNLTAYINGTQCNTAVPGGIINTTDTNELNIGKDAGLSRYFNGSIDDVRIYSRALSASEIKTLYQFGSAQTKVVSNSGLVGYWPFNDGAGSKANDMSGSGNTAATTSSSLVWVAGKNGKAVNLNGATYLSGNGSALPNVGTAGNVTLSAWIKPNTVVGQGTIFSKGASGSCFNYGIVIFGSGLRGRNSTNDHALGGTIVANQWQHVAVVYSASGMEGFVNGVSVGTSVNTTTTCANNNWAIGTRAYNAATSEFFNGLVDELRVYNRALSATEIQQLYKQNATQVNASTNNFLNNGLVYVFSLNGGDISWGSNTAYDRSGQGNNATLVSFSTTSSPATGKLGQGLKFNGVSTYLNTPAMAFLGQASATFSVSVWVKPRVVGGTIIHNMNESVGWSTGLIGFHLGKLSYNIYANGFADSPNTAVAGRWLLVSFTRDGVTGVNKLYENGVLVKTTTTGYSPSGGSHKFTLGRFVADCCQMDSPGWFDGVMDDYRLYNRVLSDTEVKQLYNMGR; from the coding sequence ATGAAAAATCTTTCCATACAAAAAAACAAAAACTGTAATTTTGGAGGCTCAACCTCCAAAAAGGGGATATTTTTTGTGTTTGCGTTTTTATTTTTTTCTTTTTATTTTTCTATCACTTCTGCAGCAACTGTTAAATCTGTAGGTAATAGTGGCCTTGTCGGGTACTGGCCACTTAATGATGGAGCTGGAACAAAAGCTAACGATATGAGTGGGAATGGAAATACGGGAACGTTTATGAGTACTCCATTATGGACGTCTGGTAAAATCGGTAAAGCCCTCAGTTTTAACGGTTCCAGTTCATATATAAGGGTTGCCAACAGTAGCTCGCTAAATCCGATTAATTTAACAGTATCCGCATGGGCAAAAAGCGCCACTGGTACTTGGAATGATTATGGTTTTATTGTAAGTAAAAGAAATGTGTACATAATACATCCGGCTCAAAATCTTACCTCTGTTAATTTTTATATATACACTACTGGCTGGGTGGCAGTAACCTGCACACCCTCAGTTCCAATAACTAACTGGAATTTGTACACACTTACATGGAATGGCACAAATTTAACAGCATACATTAACGGTACTCAGTGTAATACCGCTGTTCCCGGTGGAATTATTAATACCACTGATACTAATGAGCTTAACATTGGGAAAGACGCAGGCTTGTCAAGATATTTTAACGGCTCTATTGATGACGTCAGAATTTACAGTCGAGCCTTATCTGCATCAGAAATAAAAACTCTTTATCAATTTGGCTCGGCCCAAACAAAAGTTGTAAGCAATAGTGGATTGGTTGGTTATTGGCCTTTTAACGACGGCGCTGGTTCTAAAGCAAATGATATGAGTGGAAGTGGAAATACTGCGGCAACAACGTCCAGTAGTTTGGTTTGGGTAGCGGGTAAGAATGGTAAGGCTGTCAACTTAAATGGCGCTACTTATCTTAGTGGTAATGGCTCGGCTTTGCCTAATGTTGGCACGGCTGGCAATGTGACATTAAGTGCGTGGATAAAACCAAATACTGTTGTTGGACAAGGCACAATCTTCTCTAAGGGGGCAAGTGGTAGTTGCTTTAATTATGGGATAGTTATTTTTGGTTCAGGGTTACGTGGGCGAAATTCCACAAATGATCATGCGTTAGGTGGAACAATTGTCGCTAATCAATGGCAACACGTAGCCGTGGTTTATAGTGCGTCTGGAATGGAGGGTTTTGTAAACGGTGTTTCTGTTGGTACTTCTGTAAACACCACGACAACTTGTGCTAATAATAATTGGGCAATAGGAACTCGTGCGTATAACGCAGCAACAAGTGAATTTTTCAACGGTTTAGTTGACGAATTACGTGTATACAACCGCGCTCTTTCGGCAACTGAAATTCAGCAACTATATAAACAAAACGCGACTCAAGTAAATGCTTCAACTAATAATTTTTTAAATAATGGATTGGTTTATGTTTTTAGTTTAAACGGAGGTGATATAAGTTGGGGCTCAAACACTGCTTACGACAGGAGTGGGCAGGGGAACAACGCTACTTTAGTTTCTTTCAGTACTACGTCTAGTCCTGCCACTGGAAAGCTCGGACAAGGACTTAAGTTTAATGGTGTTAGTACATATTTAAATACTCCAGCAATGGCTTTTTTGGGGCAAGCCTCAGCCACATTTTCGGTTTCAGTGTGGGTAAAACCAAGAGTGGTTGGTGGAACAATTATTCATAATATGAACGAGAGTGTTGGGTGGAGCACAGGATTAATAGGTTTTCATCTTGGTAAATTAAGTTATAACATTTACGCAAACGGGTTTGCGGATTCTCCCAATACCGCAGTTGCCGGTAGGTGGTTGCTCGTATCTTTTACTAGAGATGGAGTAACTGGGGTGAATAAGTTATATGAAAATGGAGTATTGGTAAAAACAACAACCACTGGATATAGCCCAAGTGGTGGTTCTCATAAATTTACACTTGGTAGATTTGTTGCTGATTGTTGTCAGATGGATTCTCCAGGGTGGTTTGATGGGGTAATGGATGATTATAGACTTTACAATAGAGTGTTATCTGACACAGAAGTTAAGCAACTCTACAATATGGGCCGTTAG
- a CDS encoding transketolase C-terminal domain-containing protein — protein MLNKDIKLNPKLFDVDVEQLPIRKGFGEGLLIAGTQDDRVVGLCADLTESTQMHLFKERFPARFIEMGVAEQNLAAVASGMAVMGKIPFFTSYAMFSPGRNWEQIRTTICYNNVNAKIVGSHAGISVGPDGGTHQAVEDIALTRVIPRMTVLVPCDSIEAKKATIAAAKFNGPVYIRLAREKTPIITGDDTPFEIGKAQVFYETENSYDKKVGIIATGALVHKALVSARELETEGISVGVMNLATIKPLDKEAVLNFARKYHAIVTVEEHQIAGGMGSVISELLSSELPTPIKFVGVKDLFGQSGKPEELIEHYEMGVGSIKKAANEVLSLARLLKS, from the coding sequence ATGTTAAACAAAGATATAAAATTAAATCCAAAACTTTTCGATGTTGACGTTGAACAGCTACCAATACGAAAGGGTTTTGGTGAAGGATTGTTAATTGCTGGAACACAAGATGACAGAGTTGTTGGATTGTGCGCTGATCTTACAGAATCAACACAAATGCATCTGTTTAAAGAGAGATTTCCTGCACGATTTATTGAAATGGGTGTAGCTGAGCAAAATTTGGCGGCAGTTGCCTCGGGAATGGCAGTAATGGGAAAGATTCCGTTCTTTACGTCATACGCGATGTTTTCTCCTGGAAGAAATTGGGAGCAGATTCGCACGACTATTTGCTATAACAATGTTAATGCCAAAATAGTTGGCTCTCATGCGGGAATTTCTGTTGGTCCAGATGGTGGAACTCATCAGGCTGTTGAGGATATTGCTTTGACTCGTGTTATTCCAAGAATGACAGTACTTGTTCCGTGTGATTCTATTGAAGCGAAGAAAGCGACAATTGCTGCTGCAAAATTTAATGGTCCAGTTTATATTCGTCTTGCAAGAGAAAAAACTCCAATCATTACGGGAGATGATACTCCGTTTGAAATTGGTAAAGCGCAGGTGTTTTACGAGACGGAAAATTCTTATGATAAAAAAGTTGGAATCATTGCTACGGGAGCACTTGTTCACAAAGCTCTTGTTTCTGCGCGTGAACTTGAGACAGAAGGAATTTCTGTTGGGGTTATGAATCTTGCGACAATAAAACCTCTCGATAAAGAAGCTGTGTTAAATTTTGCTCGCAAATATCACGCAATTGTTACAGTAGAGGAACACCAAATTGCGGGAGGAATGGGAAGTGTTATTTCAGAACTTTTGTCTTCGGAATTGCCGACACCCATAAAATTCGTTGGCGTTAAAGACTTATTTGGACAATCTGGTAAGCCAGAAGAGCTTATAGAACATTACGAAATGGGAGTTGGTTCAATCAAAAAAGCGGCCAACGAGGTTCTTTCGCTCGCTCGTCTTTTGAAATCGTAA
- a CDS encoding class II fructose-bisphosphate aldolase yields the protein MKSLREVIKEADEKGVAIGHFNVSNLEMLKGVFEAAKELNQPVIVGVSEGERDYIGVEQIVALVRSLREEHDFPIFLNADHSYSFERVKEAIDAGFDAVIFDGAKLLLGDNTQITKQCVDYAKASGKDVLIEAEIGYIGMSSQVIDTVPEGIDLKNFTKPEEAESFVNSTGIDLFAPSVGNIHGFIKGIGNPALSISSIRDIKNKINTPLVLHGGSGISEEDFKEAIRAGIRIVHISTEMRVLYQKSTKEAVDKSIEENQVAPYKYDSAVVDDLKDFVKRYILMFSGV from the coding sequence ATGAAATCATTAAGAGAGGTTATTAAGGAGGCTGACGAGAAGGGTGTTGCGATTGGGCACTTCAATGTCTCAAATCTGGAGATGCTAAAAGGCGTTTTTGAGGCCGCAAAAGAGCTAAATCAGCCGGTTATTGTTGGTGTTTCTGAGGGGGAGAGGGATTATATTGGAGTGGAGCAAATTGTCGCTTTAGTGCGTAGTTTGCGCGAAGAACATGATTTTCCAATCTTTTTAAATGCAGACCACTCCTATTCATTTGAGCGCGTTAAAGAAGCAATCGATGCTGGTTTTGACGCTGTTATTTTTGACGGAGCAAAACTTTTACTTGGAGATAATACTCAAATTACTAAGCAGTGTGTTGATTACGCTAAGGCGAGCGGTAAAGATGTTCTTATTGAAGCAGAGATTGGATATATCGGAATGTCCTCACAGGTTATTGATACAGTTCCAGAAGGAATTGACCTTAAGAATTTTACAAAGCCAGAGGAAGCAGAGAGTTTTGTAAACTCCACGGGAATTGATTTATTTGCACCGTCAGTCGGCAACATTCACGGTTTTATTAAAGGTATTGGCAACCCAGCTCTTAGTATCTCTTCTATTAGAGATATAAAAAATAAAATTAACACACCGCTAGTCTTACACGGTGGTTCTGGTATTTCAGAAGAAGATTTTAAGGAGGCTATTCGTGCCGGTATAAGAATTGTCCATATAAGTACAGAGATGAGAGTGCTGTATCAAAAATCAACCAAAGAGGCTGTTGATAAAAGTATTGAGGAGAATCAGGTTGCTCCATATAAATACGACTCTGCTGTGGTTGACGACCTAAAGGATTTTGTAAAAAGATATATTTTAATGTTTAGTGGTGTTTAA
- the cas2 gene encoding CRISPR-associated endonuclease Cas2: MGKLEEKSKKRSRKENIQKIVLNTIKGAGLLSVALLAPNAVGTLYKLGVIKKNTNYRVNRTIDSLIKGGLVRFEKTDRGTFVCLTPAGEHHLYKQYDKGLIVKPKRWDGKWRVIIYDLKENKKSLREKLRLTLIGFGFTKLQDSVWVYPYDCEDLIVLMKADFKIGREVLYMIVDKIEQDESLKEKFGLS, encoded by the coding sequence ATGGGAAAACTTGAAGAAAAATCAAAGAAAAGAAGTCGCAAAGAAAATATACAAAAAATTGTCTTAAATACAATAAAAGGTGCTGGGTTATTAAGTGTGGCCTTACTTGCACCAAACGCGGTTGGCACTCTCTATAAATTAGGTGTTATTAAAAAGAATACAAATTACCGTGTTAATAGAACAATAGACAGTCTAATTAAGGGCGGTTTGGTTCGTTTTGAAAAAACAGATAGAGGAACTTTTGTTTGTTTAACACCAGCAGGGGAACATCATTTATACAAACAATACGACAAAGGTTTGATTGTTAAACCAAAGCGATGGGATGGCAAATGGCGCGTAATAATTTACGATCTAAAAGAAAATAAAAAATCCTTACGTGAAAAACTACGACTTACTTTGATTGGTTTTGGATTCACTAAACTTCAAGATAGTGTTTGGGTGTATCCGTATGATTGTGAAGATTTAATAGTTTTAATGAAAGCCGATTTTAAGATAGGTAGGGAAGTGCTCTATATGATAGTAGACAAGATTGAACAAGACGAAAGTTTGAAAGAAAAATTTGGATTAAGCTAA
- a CDS encoding four helix bundle protein: MSKTYKDLLVWSKAMDLAVKVYCLTENFPKEEIYGLTSQMRRAVVSIPSNIAEGKLRGGSKEFRHFLLIAFGSGGELETQVELAKKLPKTSNLDYSDVEQLLNEVMKMLNGLISSINKLTPKA; encoded by the coding sequence ATGAGTAAAACGTACAAGGATTTATTAGTTTGGAGCAAGGCGATGGACTTGGCTGTAAAGGTGTACTGTTTAACGGAGAATTTTCCTAAAGAGGAGATTTACGGGCTTACTTCGCAAATGAGGCGGGCAGTCGTGTCTATCCCTTCAAATATTGCTGAAGGAAAACTTAGGGGCGGTAGTAAAGAATTTAGACATTTTTTATTGATTGCTTTTGGTTCTGGTGGGGAACTAGAAACTCAAGTTGAGCTGGCTAAGAAACTTCCTAAAACATCCAATCTAGATTATTCTGATGTAGAGCAGTTACTCAATGAAGTTATGAAAATGTTGAATGGTTTAATCTCTAGTATTAATAAGCTAACACCTAAAGCCTAA
- a CDS encoding 50S ribosomal protein L25, whose amino-acid sequence MFELAIEERDMKANLATVRKNGRIPAVFYGPKAKSTSFSVDTVQFKKVLKEAGESSLVRLTGSNGNTDVLVHEVQYDPIRHEPIHVDFYVVEKDKKTQIEVPLEFEGVSPAVKDFGGILVKVLHEIEVEALPQDLPHNIVVDVSSIVAIDGHVTVSDIKMPKGVTVLTKGDEIVALVSEAAKEEEAPVAAIDLSAIEVEKKGKKEESGAEEEEK is encoded by the coding sequence ATGTTTGAACTAGCAATAGAAGAACGAGACATGAAGGCAAATCTTGCCACCGTACGAAAAAACGGGCGTATTCCCGCTGTATTTTACGGACCAAAAGCAAAATCAACTTCATTTTCTGTTGATACTGTTCAGTTTAAAAAAGTACTAAAAGAAGCAGGGGAATCATCACTTGTGCGTCTAACTGGATCAAATGGCAATACTGATGTTTTGGTTCACGAAGTGCAGTATGACCCAATCCGCCACGAGCCTATTCATGTTGATTTTTATGTTGTTGAAAAAGATAAAAAGACCCAGATTGAAGTTCCTCTAGAGTTTGAAGGGGTTTCTCCAGCAGTTAAAGATTTTGGTGGAATATTGGTTAAGGTTCTTCACGAAATTGAGGTTGAAGCTCTACCACAAGATTTACCACACAACATTGTTGTTGATGTTTCCTCTATTGTTGCGATTGACGGACACGTTACCGTTAGTGACATTAAAATGCCAAAAGGTGTTACCGTCTTAACAAAAGGTGACGAAATCGTTGCTTTGGTATCAGAAGCAGCCAAAGAAGAAGAGGCACCGGTTGCAGCAATTGACCTTTCTGCAATTGAAGTTGAAAAGAAAGGTAAGAAAGAAGAGTCCGGAGCAGAAGAAGAGGAAAAATAG
- a CDS encoding four helix bundle protein, producing the protein MNYDLEERTAKFGEKIIDFVNSLTKNEVNKIFVNQIVRSATSIGANYMEANQASSKKDFRNKVGICRKEANETKYWIRMISKANSDKINECKNLWKESHELLLIFSKIFSSSDKN; encoded by the coding sequence ATGAATTACGATCTTGAGGAGAGAACTGCGAAATTTGGAGAAAAAATTATAGATTTCGTTAATTCTTTAACAAAGAATGAAGTAAACAAGATATTTGTTAACCAGATTGTTAGGTCTGCTACAAGTATTGGTGCCAACTACATGGAAGCAAATCAAGCAAGTTCCAAAAAAGATTTTAGGAATAAGGTGGGTATTTGCAGGAAAGAAGCTAACGAGACAAAATATTGGATTAGAATGATATCTAAAGCTAATAGTGATAAGATTAATGAGTGTAAGAATCTTTGGAAAGAATCCCACGAATTATTGCTTATTTTTTCTAAAATTTTTAGCAGTTCTGATAAAAATTAA
- a CDS encoding carbohydrate kinase family protein: protein MSFDIIAIGDTVIDDFIRLDDSSGGSVNEEKNLLCIPFRNKVPFEFSKLVSAVGNSPNAAVAASRLGLKSAIVTNVGHDANGKLCIDTLRKELVSTDFVRQHDGKKTNYHYVLWFQNDRTILIKHENFPYELPHFENPKWLYLSSLGEHSLSFHETIAEYCAENPRVKLAFQPGTYQMKFGRESLRHIYARTDFFICNIEEAQLILNTNEKDPKKLLGMMRALGPKIVVLTDGPNGAYLSHAEDNWFIPLYPDHRPAYERTGAGDAFASTFVSALALGKSPVEAFTWAPVNSMSVVQKIGAQEGLLSREKLEELLKAASPAEYLPKKI from the coding sequence ATGAGTTTTGACATCATTGCAATTGGAGATACGGTCATCGACGATTTCATTCGCCTCGACGATTCTTCTGGCGGTTCTGTTAACGAAGAAAAAAATCTTCTTTGTATACCATTTCGAAATAAGGTTCCTTTTGAGTTTTCAAAACTAGTCTCTGCTGTTGGCAATAGTCCAAACGCGGCCGTTGCCGCATCTAGACTCGGATTGAAGTCGGCCATAGTGACAAACGTTGGACATGATGCCAACGGAAAATTGTGTATTGATACACTTCGAAAAGAATTGGTCTCAACAGATTTTGTGCGTCAACATGATGGTAAAAAAACAAACTATCACTACGTTTTGTGGTTTCAAAATGATCGCACCATTTTAATAAAACACGAAAATTTCCCATACGAACTACCTCACTTTGAAAACCCAAAATGGCTTTATCTAAGTTCTCTTGGGGAACACTCTCTGTCTTTCCATGAAACTATAGCTGAATATTGTGCCGAGAACCCGCGCGTTAAACTCGCCTTTCAGCCAGGCACATATCAAATGAAATTTGGACGCGAATCACTTCGTCATATATATGCACGAACAGATTTTTTTATCTGTAACATAGAAGAAGCACAGCTCATACTAAACACTAACGAAAAAGACCCGAAGAAATTACTTGGAATGATGCGTGCGCTCGGACCAAAAATTGTTGTCCTAACAGATGGACCAAATGGCGCATATCTGTCGCACGCCGAAGACAATTGGTTTATTCCGCTTTATCCCGATCATCGTCCTGCTTACGAACGCACTGGCGCAGGAGATGCTTTCGCTTCTACGTTTGTTTCCGCACTCGCTTTAGGTAAAAGCCCTGTTGAAGCATTCACGTGGGCACCGGTAAATTCCATGTCTGTTGTACAAAAAATCGGCGCGCAAGAAGGACTTCTTTCTCGCGAAAAGCTTGAGGAATTATTAAAAGCTGCCTCCCCGGCAGAATATCTTCCCAAAAAAATCTAG
- a CDS encoding RpiB/LacA/LacB family sugar-phosphate isomerase, with translation MKIFIGSDHAGYDLKEKLLQFLIDLGYEVTDEGPFSFDPEDDYPDHVSEVAKEVADGGGEVKGIVLGGSGQGEAIVANRFKGVRAVVYYGGAGTIVRLSREHNDANVLSIGARFVSEEEAKQAVKMWLETEFSGEERHKRRIAKLDQLDN, from the coding sequence ATGAAGATATTCATTGGTTCTGATCACGCAGGGTACGATTTGAAAGAAAAACTTTTACAGTTTTTGATTGACCTTGGGTATGAAGTAACAGACGAAGGACCGTTTTCTTTTGATCCAGAAGACGATTACCCCGACCATGTATCAGAAGTAGCTAAAGAAGTTGCGGATGGCGGAGGAGAAGTTAAAGGGATTGTCCTTGGTGGTTCTGGACAAGGGGAGGCAATCGTTGCCAACCGTTTTAAGGGGGTTCGCGCAGTTGTTTATTATGGTGGTGCGGGCACTATCGTGCGTCTTTCTCGTGAACATAACGACGCAAACGTTCTTTCTATCGGCGCGCGCTTTGTCAGCGAAGAAGAAGCTAAACAGGCTGTTAAAATGTGGCTTGAGACCGAATTTTCTGGTGAGGAACGACACAAAAGGCGAATAGCCAAATTAGACCAACTAGATAATTAG